DNA sequence from the Pogona vitticeps strain Pit_001003342236 chromosome 11, PviZW2.1, whole genome shotgun sequence genome:
TTGTGAGCGGTGCCCATGATTAATTGAGTACTTCCCATTCTCCCACCCAGGATTTTGTATTTTATGCCCCCCGGCTAAGGATCAACAAGCGCATCCTGGCCCTCTGCATGGGGAACCATGAGCTCTACATGCGCAGGCGCAAGCCCGACACGATTGAGGTGCAGCAGATGAAAGCCCAGGCCCGGGAGGAGAAGCACCAGAAACAGATGGAGAGGTGCGTGCCTGCGTGCGGCCGTAGGGTGGATGGAAAGGAGGAGAAGCTTCCCTGACCTGGATGAGAAGAGGGTGGGGTCGGGGAAGTGAGAGCAAGGCTTGGAGGTCAACCTGGGTCACCCCGTGGGCTTGCTGGGGACCTGCCTGTATTTTTCTGCCCATCGGAGAACGGGCGTGGTGACATTCTGAAGAAGGGCATAGCTTGGAGGATCCACGGTCTCTGATTCGTGCATTCGTCCAGGATGTGCAGTTGAAACCGCTGAGTAATTTTCTTATACTAATATACATGCTGGTTATTGTACTATGTTTCATGGGATCTGGTTTATTGTAAGTGATCAGGTGTTAAATCTTAgcttgccttttctgtttttgtcttgtgtgtttatgtgttctgttttccttttattattcGAATCGGTTGCATGCTTTGCCTCATTATGTAAGCCATCCTGAGCGGTGTTCGCACTACCTTGGAGGGTCTCTAAGCCCAGTGAGTTGATTCACTTAAAAATGCAGATCAGACAGAGTTCCCCTGCAGAGGCAAACCATGGAGTTGAGGAAGTGTTGGTGGGGAAGACCGAagactttcttccccccccccccaagaaacggCAAATGCCAACTCACTGTCCTGAACGCTATAAAGGGGACGCTGAAGTCTGCCAACCCACGGGCTAGACTTTGCATGAGCCTctgcctttcctctcctctcaggGCTTTGTtggagaatgagaagaagaagagggagttggcagagaaggagaaggagaagattgagcgggagaaggaggagctgATGGAGCGGCTCAGGCAGATTGAAGAGCAGACCAAGAAAGCCCAGCAAGGTAGGAGAACtcgaaacacacacaccccctggGCTCCGCTCGGGAGGGAGCACCTCTGAGGGAGGAGGCGCCGGACGCGTGCGGCGAAGCCGGGCCCGCCTGTGACCTGCTGGCATGCGTTGGGTGGGTGGGATGCCCAGGAGGACGCACAAAAGACCCCTCCGTGCTCTTTCCTCTCCAGAACTGGAGGAGCAGACCTGCCGAGCGCTCGAACTCGAGCAGGAGAGGAAACGGGCTCAGGAAGAAGCCGAGAAGCTGGCGAGGGAGCGGCAGGAAGCCGAGGAGGCCAAAGAGGCTTTGCTGAAGGCATCGAATGATCAGAAGAAGACCCAGGAACAGCTGGtaggctgcttcccccccccaggccccGTCTGGGCACCGTTGGCAAAACCCTTTGTTCTTTGGCTGATCCTGCCTGCTGCCCCTTGAGCCTCACGGGCACAAGAAACAAGATTCGTCCCCGTACTCATTACAGGGTGGGGAGAATGTGCGCCCCCTCCAGGTGCtggttggactccaactcccatgagCCCCCGCCAGCATAGCCAAGGTTACGGGATAATGGGAGATGCCATCCCTTACCGCAAGGGAGGAAGGGCTACTATGTCTTTCTACAACGGATCTAAACCCTGGTAGTGAAGAacctgaagaagagaaggagctgacgggcagttggggggggggaatgtccgTAAATGCAGGTTCAGCTGTCAGGATTCATACCCTAAGGTGTAGGTTTTGTGAAAAGGTGTAAAGGGTGCAAATCATGTCTCCGCAGGAACATGGTCTGGATGCAAATAAGGGGATAGCCTTGTATTCCAGAGTAGCTCCTCTTTCCTTGAAAGGTGGACTGGCTGCCTGTCTCTGCCTGTTGTTCTCCCTCAAAGGACTGCCCTTCGAAATGTTTCACGGCAGACCTAACCGCACACCTCGGAGAAAGAACCTGCAAGCCCCGAAATGTTGCCAAAATCTTGGCAGCAGTATTTCTGTTGGGGGTTTCTCGCAGAGCCTTGCGTCCGTCCTCAGATAAAATTCCCAGGTTGGGccagcctgccttgcctgcctgcctggggtTTCAGCTTGTCCAAGGGGTTGACCGGCGGGCATCTTCCtggagggtctctctctctctctctctctcccctgcttCACAGACGGTTTTCTGTTGACTTCCGCAGGCCAGTGAGATGTTGGAACTGACCAACAGGATCTCGCTGTTAGAAATGGCTCGGCAGAAGAAGGAGAGCGAAGCCATGCAGTGGCAGCAGAAAGTGAGTCGGTGGTCgtcttgctctctttctcttgaaCCCTTGCTTTCCCCTTCCAGGCTGCAGGGCGGGGTCCCCCCCTCCTCTGTCCTTGTGGTGCAGACATTTGGaaatggcattccccccccctccaaatgctGGCATTACATGTCCTAAAAATCGAAGatgcccttttctttttcatagatAAGTAGAAAAGCTCAGATTTTGCATACTAGGAATTTCTAGGCCAGCTCCAGTTTGTTGGCTGGAGGGTTGCGGAGGTTGGTCGCCAGgatttttaccaattccacacaagTGAGCATCTCACTCAGTCTTGGACGTCCTGAAAATGTCCGTCtactgaaggcttctggcagaAATGATTGGCCTTTTTAGGATTGGAGGGGGGGCGGTGCTGAGCACCGTTGGTGGGCTGTGAGGGTTCTCACCGTGGTTTCGAGGAACCTCAGCAGAATTCTTTCGGAGAGGATTCAGATGTATGTAAATTTCCATTCCAGTTCCTTTCtcttccacctttctccccactTCACAGACATGTTGCAGACTAGTGGGGCCAGAGAGGTGATAAAGATTTAATTCAATCtttaaaatgatgtgaaacatGGAGGGTTACTTTCAAAAACATTAAACATGAAAGACaattagaaaaattaaaaagacacatATGGTACCCCAAAagagtgtttaaaaaaaatcccagtttttaaaaaacaactcagaAAAGTGCAGCATCAGTAGAAATGCAGCATCAGTTTGTAGCTACACATTTGACTTACGAGCAAGGACAAGCTGGCAGAAGGACAGGCGGGAGGGGCCTAAAACAggctcctgtggaagggagttccacaggtttCAGGCTGCCATTCCAAAGTAGATTCTGCTTGGAGCTCTCAACCAGaagagttctctttttttaaaaaaaagtccctgTTATTCATCCACTGAAAAGCATCTTACTCTCCCTCCAAGCCCAAGTTGACAAAAGGGGAAATGGGACGGTTTGGGGAGCTGCCTCTTACTCACCGATGGGATAATGGCCCCTTCTTCGCCTTCCAGGCCCAGATGGTTCAGGAGGACCTGGAGAAGACTAAAGAGGAGCTGAAGTCCGCCATGAGCACCCCTCACGTCCCCGAGCCCATGCAGTCGGAGAACGAGCACGACGACGAGCAGGACGAGAACGCCGCTGAGGCCAGCGCGGAGCTTCGGGCGCACGCCTCCGTCAAGGACCGCAGCGAGGAGCAGCGGACCACAGAGGCGGAGAAGAACGAGCGGGTCCAGAAACACTTGAAGGTAGGGCGCCCACAAAGACAAGGAAGCCGGCCATCCTGGGTCCTCTTCCCCAGAGTAACGTGGTCAGTTTCAGGGCCTGGGCGTGGTTGAAGGCGCACACCCTGAAATAAAGGGTGTTACTCGGGGGAGCTTTCCGTCGGGAGCATCTCACCCCAGCCCCCTCGAGGGTCCCCCTCTCCTCCAACGGACCCCCTCTGCCCCTCTGCAGGCTCTCACGTCCGAGCTGGCCAACGCCCGAGACGAGACCAAGAAGACGAGCAACGACATGATCCACGCCGAGAACATGCGCCTCGGACGGGACAAGTACAAGACCCTCCGCCAGATCCGACAGGGCAACACCAAGCAGCGCATTGACGAATTTGAGTCCATGTAAACCGTTCCTGCCTTTGCCGTGCCtgcaacctccctccctccttccctttctcccctttctcccctttctctctgtgtAACCGCATTCTGCTGGAACCACTACAGGAGCGTGACCACCGTTCTGCCCTAGAGTTCAGCACTCAGGCTGTCATTCGGGGTAGGACCAAacggggaagaaagaaaaattagtcTGTGGTCCATTATTGAAATATTTTGGGCACCTTGCCCTCTCCTTGCTTAAGCCGAGTTGTGGAGCCACCTTTGTTCCACGTGGGTTTAATACGGCTTGTGATACATCAGTGCCGCCACCGCTGCCTAATTGCCGAGGCCTAATTAGGGGCACCGGACACACCTCTGGGTCTTCTCCCCACCCGTCTCTAGCCAACATTTGAAGAGTCACAGACTAGCGTAGCACTAATCCATAGCCTTTGCTGAAGTTTTCagatctttctctgtgtgtgtgtgtgcgtgtgtgtgtgtgtgtgtgttttaaagccaGACTAGTTTTAACACTGTgtgactaggaaaaaaaattgtagtgCAGGATAATGGTTTGCAAGTAGAATTCCAAATTTGTGGCATTCCCAGCCTAGTTCCTAGAGACCAAAGCTTTCGAAAAGATTCCCTGAGGTTTCAAAAGACCAGACAGATCTGTTTTGATCTTTCAGTATTTTGCAAGTGCCACCAACCTAAGAGGTTGGAAGCATCCACAGCCTCCTGCATCGTCGCGATCGGAGCAATTCGGATGCTCCCTCTTAGCCCCATTGGCTACAGAGTCGCTTTTTGCCATATGCAGCAGGAAGAAAGTTTGGCCCACCTGTCCCGCGTCCTCGATCTTGCCAACAATGTGGCTGGACCGAGGGTCTGAAAGAGGATTTCAGTCAGGTGTGGCTGTCCGCAAGAGAAGCACAAAGCTGCAcagattgccttttttttttccagggtggGTTTTCTGAACACTTGCCGTATGGTGCCTTATGAAACTtgcattcctttcccccccccctctctctataGGAAGGCAGTTGTGGGTAGTGTGTGT
Encoded proteins:
- the MSN gene encoding moesin isoform X2; translation: MPKTISVRVTTMDAELEFAIQPNTTGKQLFDQVVKTIGLREVWFFGLQYQDTKGFSTWLKLNKKVTAQDVRKESPLLFKFRAKFYPEDVAEELIQDITQRLFFLQVKEAILNDDIYCPPETAVLLASYAVQSKYGDYNKEVHKPGYLAGDKLLPQRVLEQHKLNKDQWEERIQVWHEEHRGMLREDAILEYLKIAQDLEMYGVNYFSIKNKKGSELWLGVDALGLNIYEHTDRLTPKIGFPWSEIRNISFNDKKFVIKPIDKKAPDFVFYAPRLRINKRILALCMGNHELYMRRRKPDTIEVQQMKAQAREEKHQKQMERALLENEKKKRELAEKEKEKIEREKEELMERLRQIEEQTKKAQQELEEQTCRALELEQERKRAQEEAEKLARERQEAEEAKEALLKASNDQKKTQEQLASEMLELTNRISLLEMARQKKESEAMQWQQKAQMVQEDLEKTKEELKSAMSTPHVPEPMQSENEHDDEQDENAAEASAELRAHASVKDRSEEQRTTEAEKNERVQKHLKALTSELANARDETKKTSNDMIHAENMRLGRDKYKTLRQIRQGNTKQRIDEFESM
- the MSN gene encoding moesin isoform X1 — its product is MSISVRVTTMDAELEFAIQPNTTGKQLFDQVVKTIGLREVWFFGLQYQDTKGFSTWLKLNKKVTAQDVRKESPLLFKFRAKFYPEDVAEELIQDITQRLFFLQVKEAILNDDIYCPPETAVLLASYAVQSKYGDYNKEVHKPGYLAGDKLLPQRVLEQHKLNKDQWEERIQVWHEEHRGMLREDAILEYLKIAQDLEMYGVNYFSIKNKKGSELWLGVDALGLNIYEHTDRLTPKIGFPWSEIRNISFNDKKFVIKPIDKKAPDFVFYAPRLRINKRILALCMGNHELYMRRRKPDTIEVQQMKAQAREEKHQKQMERALLENEKKKRELAEKEKEKIEREKEELMERLRQIEEQTKKAQQELEEQTCRALELEQERKRAQEEAEKLARERQEAEEAKEALLKASNDQKKTQEQLASEMLELTNRISLLEMARQKKESEAMQWQQKAQMVQEDLEKTKEELKSAMSTPHVPEPMQSENEHDDEQDENAAEASAELRAHASVKDRSEEQRTTEAEKNERVQKHLKALTSELANARDETKKTSNDMIHAENMRLGRDKYKTLRQIRQGNTKQRIDEFESM